The following nucleotide sequence is from Aspergillus luchuensis IFO 4308 DNA, chromosome 1, nearly complete sequence.
GTTATGACCTTCCTGGGCGAGTGGGGTGACCGCAGTCAGATTGCAACCATTGCTATGGCTGCCGGTCAAGATTACTGGTGGGTGACCATCGGTGCTATCTCCGGACACGGACTTTGCACTGCGGCCGCCGTGATTGGCGGCAGTGCTATTGCTGGCAAGGTCAGCATGCGCGTCGGTATGTGCTCCTCCTTTTTAGTTTCACAGCTGTTGCTAACGTGTCACAGTAACGCTGGGCGGTGCCACGGCATTCTTGGTCTTTGGTGTCATCTACTTGTTTGAAGCCATCTATTAGACCTTCATTTGCTCCCGCTTGTCTCTCACATATCGGGTGGTTCTCTTCAGTATAGATTATGCGATATGGTGCTTGTAATATTCGCGCCTTAGCGAtgttttaataaaattcttgaTGCactataattagatttatcaTTCACAGTGATGCGTAATCTGTAGTGTATCGATGCGACTATCCTGGTTTGGACTTTCGTTTGGACTTTCGTTCCTCGGACTAAGTAAGATGACCTAGCATGTACTGCACAGTCAGCGTAATCAATTCCAACAATCCATGTAATCAGTTACACTCAATCCAAGCATATAGTTGCCCAGTCTATCAGGCCAATATTGGCACTATGCGTCAAAGATAGAAAGGATACACCCAGAGTCTGAGCAAAATCATACAACACGACTGCCCTTCGAAGACCATATTGTCTATCCTCTGCAACACTGGCAGCTTCATTCATCCCTAATATCTTTCCAGATATGCCTCGTAGTTGTAATAAACCCTTGAGTTCAATGAGCGCACTAGCACATGTTCATGAGAAATTGAAGATCCATATTCAATAACCAGTCTAGCAAATGCGCAGAATAAACATCAGTCATAGGTTCGGCTCAATGGCCTTACAAATTAAGCTGTTATCTATGTATATgatttttctattcttaaaCCCTAATGGTAGTTGAAAGCGGACGTACGTGCGTACATATCGGTAACATGGACTGAGGTCTGATATCCACAGGTTCATGTCCTCTAAACAATCACTTTCTGATAGTAAGAATCCATTAatagtggtggtagtcgATATGGTCCTCTAATTCATAGTCCGATAATACATGGTAAACCGTAGGGTTTCTAGGGTTTTGGTTAGGGTTTATGTAGGGTTTAAGGGTTTCTTGATACCGCCTTCTTGTTTGGGATTGGTGGATTCACTTATTAAGCACTTAGTAAGCGACTTACCCCAAGGGTTTGACCGCTAGTACCCCAACACACCACCAGTCTCCTTTTCCTTACTCTACGCCGTCCCAGCCATCGACAACATCACTGCGGCATCAAAACAACAGTCGTAATCGTCGATTCCCATCAATTTGAGGCTTCTAGCATCGATAGCAGACCGTCTGGAGTATAAAGCTCCGCGTTTTCACGTGCTCGGACGGCTGACCGCCTTCCATTTTTCTCGGACGCGTTTGTTGTGGTGGCAGAATGGCGCGGCTGGTTCAGTCACGAGAGGTCGCACAATCCTCGACTGGTTTGTCTAAAGGCCAAGGGGTTTGGACGGGGAGTCCTATGCGCAGACGTGTCACCAGAAGTCAGAGTCGAGAGTTAGAGGAACTTAGGACCCAACAGGCTCCtcgtggtagtggtggtgatgatggcgagcCGTCGGCAGGTGCTGGTCGGAGAAGGTGGGGCACCCAAAGTAAGGGACCAGTGAGCGGGAAGGGTGAGTCTCTTTCTTACTGTTAGTGGTTCTTTGAGGCGCCTCTCATTGTTCTTGGTGCAGGCTTAGATGTTGTGGTTGAAGAATCACCGCAAAGGTCGGCTCAGAAGACTGGCCCGCAGTATGGGAACCAGGTCATTCCTGAGACTCCGGAAGATGAACACAACATCTCCGGTACTACTATTCTTCCCTCAGAACCGGACCATGATCTGGATGTGGATATCATGGTCGAGGCACTGCCGGACTTGGAGCGTGCAGCTGCCAATGTACTTGATTTCCTCGTTCCTGGGTCGGCAGATCCAGTCAGCATCATGAGCAGGGCGAAGCAGCTGAGGGATCCTGCTGGTACTCAGAGCAGACGGCTGCAGCGGTCTGTGACTAACTTGAACCATGAAGCGAAGTACTTTGGTCAAAAGAGCCCTCTCACTTATCTTGATGTGGAGTACATTGTGGAAGTCAGTGGGCTTGAAGACTACTCGAAGCCTGTGCTCTACAAAGCCAATTGTGCTCGTTTTGCGTTGCGAATGCTCCTGGCTACACCTGGTACTGAGTCCTCTCCAGAGCAGGCAATTTCCACCATCCATGATGAGTTTCCGTCGCCTTTCATGGCTAATCTGGTGGAAAGGGGTGCCCAGAAGTCTGTCGATGAAAGCtatctggagaaggagactTGGCAGCTGGCTCTAGAGATTCGCACACAGTACTTGATAATGCAGCTTGAAGCACatcagaatgatgatgactttgacCCAGTTGAGATACTGACAaccggcttcttcttggacgcGCCCAAGGACGCACCCAGCGATGCCGAGCGTCGGTTTCGCGGCTTCAATCTGGAGAGGTTCACTGATGCCCGAGGGGAACTTCCATCGAAATATCGGAGTGACGTTGAAAGCCGTTATGACGATATGCGTGTCGTTCTGGAAGTCGACGGTACTATTGGAGCACTCAAGGGTGACTACCGCTGGCAGAAGTTCGTCATGCAGGCCGCCCGATGGATTCGCAAGAGGTGTGACGAGGTGAACAATGACTTGAAAGGCCAAATAAGCTCCATGGACATGCATGAGAGCTTCTATGCCATTGCAAAGTCACGCCAAAGTATTAGCGGCACGCCGGCATTGTCCACTCCCAGCGGGCGCTTTTCTAATCGTCTATCCACGACTGAGAACACAGCACGGAGGTCTGCTACTACTTCAGGTACGCCACAGGTCTCGCAGCCTTCGTCGCAAGCAAGGCCTCCTGCGACCGCTTCTACAAATGCACAAAAGGTTGCAACACCCATGTCTGCCCAGAACCCGTTTCACACAGTTCCAGAGATCATTGAACCAGAGAGAAGCGCGCCCAGAGTCGCTTCAGTCGCCCGCGATGTTTTGCCTCCTGCTGCAACAGAGGGGCCATCTGAGACCAGGCCTCAGAAGAAGTTTCGCAAATAGTGAGTATCCTCAGCATTCAACCTTTTTCCATGGGCTAACCGAGTAAAGCCCCTTTAATAACCGAGACGCTATCGCCCGGATGGGTCAACGAAGGCAAGAGCTTCGTCATTCAATTGATGCGTCAACCTCTCGCCGACAATCTGACCCAGTCAGACCCAATGCTTCTGAAGTGGTAGATCAGTCTGCAGCCGACAGGCGACAGACTGTGTCTGCAATCCCACCTCGCCAGAGGTCAGCGGACCCAGCACCGCCCAGTGAGGTCCAGACTACCTTTGACGCTTCTCGCACGCTCGTAAATGATGAAACGCAGGTTAACGATGACACTGAGGCTTATGAGGATACGCAGCTGAATGATGGCAATGAGACACATGAAGAGACCCAGCTGAACGATGAACACACAACGGCTGAAGACACAGAACTTTTCGTATGCGACGAACCACTTGATATAAGTCAGCATACTGAGAATCATCCGGAGAGGTCCCATAGTCCTCCGATGAATCGGTCCGTCCCAAGACCCCGCAGGGAGACTGGGTCTACATTGGCGCCTCCTAGAATGGAAAACAACCTTTCGCTCCCCTCAAGCAGGGATGTCTGGAACATGGCGAATTCTCGGTCGCGGGCCACGCCAGAAGCTTCTAATAGCTCACGACCTGCGTTTATCGACCGCCAAGAAAACGCAGTGTGCGTTTCTCCGGTCAGCCAGACGTCGGGACCGAGAAGTGTGGAACGGAGACCTCGTGGACGGCCCCCCAAACGCAGACGTGAAACCGAGACTGTCTCTGAGAGCGAAGAGGAGTATGATACTGATAACCGTGAAGTGGCCACGGAACGCCGGCGTGCCGAAAAGCCCGAGCAGGCGCGACAAAGCAAGCGCGCAAGGGTAGACAGCGGCCATGAAGGAGCCGGGGACGAGGCCCAGGTTCGACATCGGTCCAGGTCGCAGGAAGCTGCTGGTTCCCCGGTTCGTACGCAGACCCCTTCGCCGCAAGCAGAGAACCGCCAGGCGATGCCACCACCGGTACCTAAGCGGAGAACCAGAGGCTGGACAGATGCCGAAGATCGCCGGTTGATACGTTTGATCGAAGAGCATGGTGTTTCGTGGACGAAGATCGAAGACGAGAACACGATACAGCCtgaaagggagggagaagcccGATTCGAAAATCGGAACCAGGTGCAAATAAAGGACCGTGCGAGGAACTTGAGAATCAAATTCCTTCGGTAAGTTTTCATTGCCTCTCCGATGTAGAAAATTCACTGATCAATGTAGGGAGTCCCAACCGATCCCCAAGAACTTTGTAGACGTGACAATGAAGGGggtggacaagaagaagctccgGGATCAAGGTATTGACCCAGACCGTAGGGAATAAAGTGGACACTGTCGGTGGGTTCAGAGCAGGGGTTTTTGATGATGTTTCGTGACGATATGATTTATGATACCTTTGGGGCTTTCGGAAATTGTTGAGGCCTATTACTGGAGTCTGTTTTACGAACTATTGAATAATGCAGTGACTCTCCATAATGTATATTATGACTACTAATGGCTAATTTCACAGTTTCAGACTGTACCTAACAAATTCTATTATTGGGTGATTCTATTCTCTCAATGCCTCGTTGAAAGTATCTTGATCAGCTAGCTTTGCATATCAGACGCACGGCTCCAAGCTAAGACTTCACGACTAGGCTTGTCTCTGACTAGATTATACACCATACCTGATTGTACTGCacgtagtagtacttaatATCCTGGGCTGCTCGGTGAACTAAAAAGCAGTGCTGGGCCGCACTTACAGCAGAGAGGAAAGTTCGATTCATGCAGTGAAAACAGTACACCGCTATGTAGGCAACTTTAGAAAAATCGGATATGGGAATGCAGTAGTCTGGTAGATGGTACGTTGGGTGCAGGACTCCTATTATCTTTACATCCAAATAACCACTAGTATCCCCCCATGGTCAGGCCGTCTTGAAAAAGGTAAGGTGAGTGATTACAGACTGACATGGACAATATCTACGAAAAAGTACACACGACTTCACTTCTCAGAAGAAGGATTATTACCCGGCACAAAGTAACGACTACAATTTTAGTTACCAGAAGAAAAAGCCCATGGATTCAATATTGATCAAGCCTTTGCATTTGCATAACAGCATAGGGAAACCTTCACTAGTAGGGAAAACCTAAGCCAAGACATGATGAAACAGGTAGGTGGTTGGATAGATCACTGCTGAATCTCAGAGAACATAGTAGCGTATTTCATGGAACAAATTGTTGTAACTGTCCTCCATGCAATCGTCTCGAGTGAGCCCTTAGCAGCCACACTTGCCGCAGCAGTCTGGGATGTCAATATGAGTGTAGTGAGAAGCACCCCAGCAAGCCGAGCAGCAATCGCGGGCATCAGGGGTGTGGCACGTTTCGAGATGCTAGTTTAGTTATGAAGTTAGTGTCCCTTCTTTGTGAATGAAGGCAATGATACACCTTAGTTACTTACCTGGCGCTTTCCATGTGCAGAcactccaccaccgcctttCGCGTGTTGAGCTGTGACGAGGGCAGCAAAGAGGGCCGTGAAAAGAACAGAGAACTTCATGGTGGCCGGAGATATGATTTGGTTGGCTTTTGGTTGAGTAACTGTATGAATGGATAGGAGTCTTGAGTGTAGAGTGTAGAGAACAATGATCAAGAGCTGGAAGTATGACACCATTTATATAGCAAAGGAATCATAGAATAAGGCAACTAGTATATTGCCATCGACCCTCACCGTAATGAAGCCAGGTGTTGATCATTCAGATCGTTGCATATTATTAGATACTAGTGTTGGTCAGTAGCACATTCGGGCAATTCTACATGCAAGGAGACTTCTAGATCGGGTTCTGCAGATCGTGCTGAGCGATCATATTGCATGTCGGCTAATATAATTCAGTACGGGAAGCAGATCCGATCTCAAGGGACAGGGGAAATAACTGTTTGCCTGCTGCAGTATGATGTAGTATAGAAAAGTTATGTTGAAAGTCATACATGCTATTAGTAGGGCATAATACTACCAGAACTAGTGCCACTTTAGGCAGTGGGTTCGGGCTGATTCACATGATGAGGCTGTGCTTCATTTGCTGACATCCACCCGCCATGTTGAATTTATTTCCCTCCCAGTGCATCCATAGCTCATCATGGGTCTGCGACGCAGCTGTGTCTTCTGTCGTACCCGGAAGATTCGATGTTCCGGTGAATCTATTTGCAGTGCCTGTCGGAAGCGCAACCTCAGCTGCGAATACAGTCCGGAAGCTCGAAAGGGACGGCCCGCGCAGagaggaacaacaacatcacaacCTCCGGTGGTGTCGCAACCACATGATAAAAATGGTAGCGATAACTTGTCGTTGCTGTCGGGAACACCCGCAGAGACTTCCTCGACGTCTGACTCACAAACGCATGGACACGGGGAATCTGCAACAAGCTCCGATCTGAGTACTCATGTTGGCGATGAACTGGAGCGAAGATTCAATGCCTACTTTATCACGAAGACTGACTCGGGCTCCAATATCTTCCAAACTGCAATCGCTACCTATCAACGGGAGTTGGACAAGTCTCCTCGGAAAACCCCATTCCATTCAATACAGCTTCCTTTGAGCTATGATGGGTTGCTGTCCTTTATGgcgtcggagatggtgggcATCCTGCCGCTCCGCTTTAGTCACCTAGGAGTTCAGCAGTTGGAGGCTCCGAATCAAAACTTTTATGTATCAACCCTGGCAGCGGACACCACGCGTACGATGTTTGACCCCCTTGAGTCTGCTGTCGACCCGTTGATGGTGCTGGGGAAGCATCTGATTCTTCAATTGGTTGATGTGTGGTTTTCGGCCCATCCATTGTCACATCTGGTGTCTAAAACACTTCTAGCAACAGCGATCCAGGATGATACAGTAGATAAAGCCCTTCTAGCAGTCATATTGGTTGATGCATGTGATATACAGTCTATCGTGAGCGGGCTGCAGAAATGTGCCCCAATCGACCCCCAGACACTATACAGCTTTGCTATATTGCAGCTGAAGCAGCGCACAGTGGTGCTTGGACACCCCTCCGTTCTTTCTACAGCCCAGGCACTGTTTctggtgggatggagggagttgTGCCTCGGCCATGCCCGACGTGCCACCTGCTTCACAGGCTACGCCTGTCGCATAATTGCTACTTTGTACACCTTTTGGCAGGCTGGTGACCACAGAAAGTGTAGCAGAAAGCTCAACGGTGTGGATGTAGGTGCCGTCGAGCAAGAATTGGCACAGAATGTTTACTGGATCTGCCTGGCCACCACAACATGGGGGTTCATGCAAAGCAATCAGCCATTCTCGTTGCTCACTCCGGAAACGACGCCCGACTTCCCGTGCCTGGATGAGGGAGCTTCAGCTATTCTCCGCCTAGATCGCGCATCGGGAAACATCTCCACGCTACAGGCACAAATCCAGGCTACCCAGTGCTTGTGGCCACTCAGTCACATCACCAGTACAGTGGCCCATATCTACACCTTGTATCTCAATGCGCCTACAGTGAACAAGGAAAAGCAGGCTGTGCCATGGCAGAAACAACACCTGCACGAGCTACATCAGCTTTTTCAGCCTTGCTTTGATCGATCTGTTCTGGCGTCGAGGATGCATAGGATCCTTCTCAATGCTATCGAGCTGGTGAAGAACGAGGTCACCGTCGCATCGTCACGGTCTTTTCTATTGACTGCATACCATAGTATTGCTATTCATATGCTCTTCTCTGGAGACAAGAATGATCAAAAGCGGCCGGCGATCTCGCCATCTGTCATCGATCCATTCTGCCAGTCGGCTTCAGCGCTCCTTACAATTCTTCAACAAAGGCCTTCCAGATTGGCAAATTTGATGCCTACAAAAGAGTTTCGAAGCGTTGATGAATCGAGTATAATGCTGTATGCTTTGGACACTTGCAGCAGGGGATTTTCGTACATATATGCGCAACATGAGCATAGCTCGATCGAGGAGCGCAATGTGATTAGTCACCAACAAAGCCAGCTAGCCCATCTTGCCAATCAGCTGCATGAAGCCTGTAAAGGGGATGTAATTTCCCGGCTTGGAGCAGCTATACTGCcggtgaagaagagattgaaGCGTGCGAAGCAAGCCTTCGAACAGCTTGGATCATCCGCCATTCCCCAATCAGCGCTGCTTTCCAGTCAGAACGCGCAGACCCCATCGAGTAACTCGTCTGCCGCAAATGACCCTCTAATGGATCCAGGGCTCAACATTGGCCAGATGGCAGATCCGTCTCTTGCTCCAGATGGCTCCGAGTCTTTACCACTCATGGCAATTGATCAGACCTTGTCGCTCTCTGAGAACCCTTGTGAGATATACGATCCaggcttcttcctcgatggCCCGGTCACAGGGTCACTTCTAGGGTTCCCTGGCCTTGCCAAGATGAACATGCAACTTCAGGATTACGTATCTCTGGAAAGCGACCTGGATCAAGATGCGCTTGCTTTCTTGAGTCAAGGCACGAGTGGCATTTCCTTTGATGAATTGAACGTTCAGAGCGCTGATACCAACCCTTCGGACCCTCAACACAGTGATTTCCTATGATAACTTAATATGATAGCACTTGCCTTCACTATTGTTCAGCTCATCAAACATCAATGTGTATTTTGTACATTCATGAAACCAGGGCATCGAACTATCAATCAACTCACAGAATCATGATACCAGCTCATGCCTCGCCCCATTGACTTCCAACTCAACTGGCGGTCGCTGCGTCTTCACCATGGGTGCAGGGTACCCTTGCTCCACCGCCAGGTTGCCATCAACACTACCACCGGATCTCTGCATCCgttttctctccttcctctcccaaaaCGCCCACACAAGCGAAGCGCCCGCAATGACGCCCAGAGGGACCCCAACTCCAACACCAATGGCTGTATCCCGCCCCgcggaagacgaggaggaagacgaggaggctgaagaagatgtcACCGAGGCCGACGAATTCGACGAAGTACACGTACTATTCCCCGACGACGCATCCGCTGTAGAGTTCGCAAGCGCCGCATACCCATACAGCATCTTCCCCGTAGCAACCTCAAACGAGTTCCCATGCGGACAAATCACCTCACTGCCGTTGCTTATCGGAGTACCGCAGCAATACGTCGAGACGCCATTCTCATACAGGAGATTTATTATCGAGCAACCGCCGTCTTTGTTGATATCCTCTACCCAGTATAAAAGCGCAAAGGGTTAGCATTATCCCCCATGCATTATTATTTACCAGTGCACTACTCAAAGAAGCACCAGAAGTATCATGTATGTACGTACGACAAACAGACGGACAATTATCCGACTCCCAGTTCGGATCCGTACACGCCCCCCGGGACAGAACATACGGCTGTTCCCCCGTATCCATGCAGAGATTATTCGATAGACAGACGTCGGACTTTCCACAACATGCAGAATATGTGTCCGATGAGCAGGGAACGTTATTGCTTGCGATGGTGCCGTCAGGGAAGTAGCATGTCGCTGTTGCGCTGCCTGTCGGGGTGCATGttgcgaggaggaagaggaggatcgCAGTCGCGCGGATTCCTCTGACAATCATATTGAAAGGCAAAATAGGGCGGCAGGATGAGAACCACGttctatactatactaataAATCAAAGCAATAGAATCCAGATATTCATCAATCCATctagaaagagaagaagagagcggGGGGGAGAAATAAAAACACGAAGTTACTCGTGTCCCTAGGACACTTCTGtccgagagagagagcgaaagaaggaaagaaaaaaaaaaagaacacaAACGGGCGCGCACCGCATTGCGAACCTAGCTAAACATAAATAAATCCCACTCCTAATGACTGGCAGGCAGCTGATAATACCTCCTGCGTTGCGGGAAACATAAAATCCCTATAAGATGACTGGCTATCGACTACGTTCAGGCCTTccagtattttttttttctttttttttcttcggaGCCTTGCAGGCAAAAAGTGGGGGCGGATTGCAGGGCTGGTCAGACAGATACCTATTATCTTCGTATCGGTGCTGttaagggggaggggaaggggaaggaagggctgTGGATTGGGGGCCGGGGATTCTCACTCACCGACTTTACCTATGTATAGTGTCGGTGCTCTcgtatctagtatctactgcgtagatactagatagatggtTGGTACGTTAAATTTTGTCTAGTCTGTATAGGAAGTAGTGAGTTGCTTAGCCTCAGTGATCCTGCGGACTACTGCTGCTTAGTTCTTATCTGATGGGGTAATTATCTCCGATGGCGTTATTTGTGGAGTGAGTTTCGAAAGAAATAGTGAAATAGAGTATAGCTAAATAGTAACAGAAATAGGGATATCTTAATCAATGTAAGTGACTATCACTAGGAAATTAGCTTACTGCTCAGCAGATCTAAAAAGTACATGTCGCATCGAACCCGCGATTATTCCCAGCCTATTATAGGTATGTACCTTATATCAATCAAGGCCTAGCCCCGCATCCATACCGTACAATCCGTAGCTATATATCTATACAAGATGATCTTCCCCTCATGGACCGACGTTACTATATCTATACTCCAGATAGAATGTAGAAAGTAGAAAGACATATCTACAGTCCGAGCGCAACAACTGCCGCCATAACCACACCCCCGATCATCCCACTGGCAGGAGCACcggcgacagcagcagcagcagcacctgcACTAGTTGATGGGCTCGCAGCAGCCGAGCCACTGCTCGCCGCTCCGGACGCAGTAGCGGTTGCAGACGCAGAAGCAGACGAGGCAGCAACAATCATCGACGAggccgcagcagcaccagtAGCAGGGACAGTGACGCCCGTCATGGACGGTGCGGTAAGGATCACGCTCGGGACAGTAGACTTGGCTGCGCCTCCGTCTGCAGCGGAGCTGGCGATGGGGATACCGGTCTCCACCATGGTAGGGTTGACTTTCATGGTATCaggggaggagttggaggatcCCGAGGACGAGTCGGAGTCGTCGGACTCTGGGGCAATCACGATGCCGTTCTCGACGTTGTCGGTGGATTCACGTTTCAGTTCCGTGACAAGTTTGTCGTCGCTGGTGGACTCCGAGACAGTGGTGGAGTTGTTGATTAGCCATGCATTGGCGCCGCCGCCTATAGTGCAGTATGTATTAGTCTATGATCGTTGAAGGCGGTAGATGAGGGCGTAACGGAGGTATACGTACAAGTTTCAGAAGGGAATCCCGAGCAAGGGGTCTGGCATTGGGTGGAAGAGACCTTCGCTGTTGAAGGAGGCAGGGAGTCGCCGCAGTAGCATTCGTCGCCATTGTGGAGGGCAAAGACGGGCTTGTTTTGCTTCGTGCAGATTTGCTGGCAGTAGCCCTCGGATTGGAATTGATTTGTGCCCGCCGAGGTTAGCTGGCCAGCACTGCTATAGCAGCCTGCGGTGGTGTAGGCAGAAGCGGTagtgaggaaggagaggattgAAAGGGAAATGATCTTGGTAGCACTGGCTTTAGGCATTTTGAAGAACAATGAAAGAATGGAAGTTATAAGGCTGTTTCCTTTTTGGTTTTTTCTTTGATGAACGAGAGTGGattttgtatgtatgtatgtaggagTAGTTATATACCGGCAGGAAACGAGAGAAAGTAATGAAAGAACGAACTGAAACAACTGATATTAGCAAAACTCACTGGCAGGCATAACCTAAATATGATCCATCCGATTATCCCATCGTTCAGGATGGGGTTGGCACCCGACCCAACCCCTTGGGATTTTGGAACACCCGAAGTTGACACAAAAATCGGCGTGTGAAACGCAGTAGAATGCCGATCTGAAGATCGCGTGAACGAACGCCCATCTGATTCTCCGGATTCCAAAATGGTTCGCTCGGCTCCACGTCCCGCGCGTTATGGCCGATCCCTTGCTGTCTTGGGGGCGATGTTTCATCATTGTTCCTGTCGAGTTGGATGGTGTTGGTCTTGGGAGGACCCATTTGAGTGGCTACAAGCCTCCGCAATGCGGATACACCGTTCGCCAGGTACCCGAGCGAGGGATGTTGTTTGTTCCGGTGATGTAACGATCGTCGCACTATTGCTTTCTGAGACCACCACGCGGCCGACTATCGATTGTCAGACTCTTTTGGCCCTGTGGATGTCGTCAGGCTGGGGAGCCCCtgtggagaggaggatgacgttCATGGTCTGCGACAAATTTTATTTGTTAGATGAGGCTGTGTCTTGGTCGGACTGGGGCTAcctagatagtagtagtagtagtattcttaGCATCTTCAGTGGTGGATGCTCGCttgttgtttgttttgtTCCTGACCCATGGAACCAAAGTCGGAAGGCAGAGTTGGCAGGCAGAATGGAGAACTGGATTAAAAGGGAGCCAAGTTGAAGCTGCATTGTACTTTTTCGCCTCGTTTGATGCCGATCACGAGACTGGCACCTGATACTCCcaattctccctcccccttttgggcctccctcttcctcgtctcccTCGACATTCTTATAGTTCTTATTTAGTTGCACTCGCTCTGCTTTAGCGTCAGCCACTCCGCTAATTTGCTTCTGTCAGTGTTCGAATCTCCCGCATAAATCACCGGCCATGTTAAGCGCCGATCATCCACAAGCTTGATCGCGCCACTGAGATGCACTGACGTCTGCAGAACTTGTTGCAGACAGTCTCATGGCCAATGTTGCTGTGTCGACCAATTCTCATGTTTGACAATTGATACAATCCCCTACAATGGCAGGGGGGGAAATCCCGGACGGGTGAAATCCGCCAGACAATGTTATGTTGACTGCCAATGTTGCCGACCGACGATAATATGCAACAAGTGAACGAAAGGGGTGTTGCTATTGGCAATCCTTGTGAGACTAATGACTAACATTGCATCCCTTGATTTGTCACTTTTACGCAGGAGAGATCGCTGCTGGACGGGTTCGGCCGATGTTATGCTGAGGGTTCACTGATGACATTGTGGTGGAAAATAATTCAATGTTGAGGTCTTGCTGGTCCATCAATGTGTGGACTTAATGTCACTGCAATTGCAACTCAATTCCAATGCCTTCATTCAGCTCTCCGCTATATACCCAAATCCAATGCATCACAGAACCCGTTACTGCATGCTATCATCCATCCTACTCGAGCTTACTTACCGCACTTTCATCTCGCCTGCCTCGACCTTCCTGCTATGGCAATTCTTTCCCCAGCTGAGCGGTTCCGTCCGCTCTCCGACCGGCAAACTTATCAACCCGAGCGATacggagaggggaaaggctATCACGGCAATGATTGCGCAACTCTGCGATAAGATAACCCCATGCTTTGACGTAGCCTcggccttgcccttctcctcattaTTATCCTCCGATTCCCCCAGGGTTCCTATCTTCTGCAGAAAGTGCCCCAGGAATGGAATCGAAGATGGCCAAGTTCCAGTTGCTTCCCCTTGTCGCAGGGCTACTTGCCCCTTCAATTGCAGCCCTCAGCATCCCTTCCCCGCAGCAAATCCTCGATTCTCTTACTTTCGGAGAGCACACCGACGGCTTCTGTCCACTAGCACCCAAGGTTGAGGTCCCGGACGACGGATTCTTCCCAGCTCTCAA
It contains:
- a CDS encoding uncharacterized protein (SECRETED:SignalP(1-17)), translating into MKFSVLFTALFAALVTAQHAKGGGGVSAHGKRQHLETCHTPDARDCCSACWGASHYTHIDIPDCCGKCGC
- a CDS encoding uncharacterized protein (COG:S;~EggNog:ENOG410PTXW;~InterPro:IPR001005,IPR009057,IPR017930;~PFAM:PF00249) produces the protein MARLVQSREVAQSSTGLSKGQGVWTGSPMRRRVTRSQSRELEELRTQQAPRGSGGDDGEPSAGAGRRRWGTQSKGPVSGKGLDVVVEESPQRSAQKTGPQYGNQVIPETPEDEHNISGTTILPSEPDHDLDVDIMVEALPDLERAAANVLDFLVPGSADPVSIMSRAKQLRDPAGTQSRRLQRSVTNLNHEAKYFGQKSPLTYLDVEYIVEVSGLEDYSKPVLYKANCARFALRMLLATPGTESSPEQAISTIHDEFPSPFMANLVERGAQKSVDESYLEKETWQLALEIRTQYLIMQLEAHQNDDDFDPVEILTTGFFLDAPKDAPSDAERRFRGFNLERFTDARGELPSKYRSDVESRYDDMRVVLEVDGTIGALKGDYRWQKFVMQAARWIRKRCDEVNNDLKGQISSMDMHESFYAIAKSRQSISGTPALSTPSGRFSNRLSTTENTARRSATTSGTPQVSQPSSQARPPATASTNAQKVATPMSAQNPFHTVPEIIEPERSAPRVASVARDVLPPAATEGPSETRPQKKFRKYPFNNRDAIARMGQRRQELRHSIDASTSRRQSDPVRPNASEVVDQSAADRRQTVSAIPPRQRSADPAPPSEVQTTFDASRTLVNDETQVNDDTEAYEDTQLNDGNETHEETQLNDEHTTAEDTELFVCDEPLDISQHTENHPERSHSPPMNRSVPRPRRETGSTLAPPRMENNLSLPSSRDVWNMANSRSRATPEASNSSRPAFIDRQENAVCVSPVSQTSGPRSVERRPRGRPPKRRRETETVSESEEEYDTDNREVATERRRAEKPEQARQSKRARVDSGHEGAGDEAQVRHRSRSQEAAGSPVRTQTPSPQAENRQAMPPPVPKRRTRGWTDAEDRRLIRLIEEHGVSWTKIEDENTIQPEREGEARFENRNQVQIKDRARNLRIKFLRESQPIPKNFVDVTMKGVDKKKLRDQGIDPDRRE